TTGACTGGAAAGTATTTCTATCGAGAATTTCCACAATATTACACATGGATAAAAGCTAGAAAAAAATGGATTCGTCGAAGAAGCAGCAATAAAGTGGTTGGAAGAGTATATGTTGTGTCACTATCTGAAGGTGAGAGGTTTTATCTTCGTATCCTTTTAAATCATGTTAGGGGCCCAACATCGTTTGAAAATCTGATGACTGTGAATGGGGTAACATATTCAACATTTAAGGAGTCTGCTCAAATGAGAGGGCTTCTCCAATAGGATGATTATGTAAAAAAATGTCTGCAAGAAGCATGCTATGTTAGAATGTCATCTTCATTGAGAAGGTTATTTGTATCCATACTGGTGTTCTGTCAACCAACAATAGTTCGAGAACTCTGGGATGAGTTCCATCCTTACATGTGTGAAGATTATGGTAAAGAAATTTCTTCAAGTAACTTAATCATCAATAAGTTGTTGCTTGAGATACGAAGGTTTTTGCATCAGTACAAAAAAAACTTGATGATTTTGATTTGCCATCGGTAAGTGCTGAGTTTTTAGAAAACACACCGCTATCAAGAATAATTGAGGATGAACTTTCTTATCATATTTCTGATGATGATTTGAGATCTATTGAACGTTTGAATGCTCAACAGAGGATTGCATTTGACACCATCATAGAAAGTAATATGCATAACCAATCAAAACGTTTCTTCATTGATGGTCCTTGAGGTACTGGTAAGACTTTTTTATACCGCTCAATGTTGGCACATCTAAGAAAAATGGGAAAAATTATAATTGAAGTAGCAACATCTGGGATAGCTGCGACATTGATGCAAGGTGGAAGAACCGCACATTCACGTTTTCAGATTCCACTTAGACCAACTGCAACAaccctttgcaaaataaaaaaacagACCGAACTTGCAGAACTAATAAGGCGTGCATCAGCTATAGTATGGGACGAGGCTCCAATGTCAAATCGCTACGCTTTTGAATCCGTCAGTAAGGGTTTCCAAGATATTATGGAAAATAAAATAGCATTTGGAGGGAATACAATGGTTTTTGGTGGTGATTTCCGACAAGTTTTACCAGTTGTTAAACGAGGGTCAAAGGCAGAACAAATTTCTGCAAGTATTTCAAGGTCAACATTTTGGCATCGCGTAAAGATAGTACAGCTTCAACAAAATATGAGATCTGCTCAAGATATTGAGTTCTCGCAATTTCTCTTGCGCATAGGTGATGGATTGCAATATACTGTTAATCATGATTTCATTAAATTACCAGATTCAATGATCATACCATGGGAAGgtgaacaatcaattcagatgttGATTGATGCTGTTTTCCCTACTATGATAAATCATGTTAACGATGAAAACTATATGGTCCATATAGCCATCATCACATCGAAAAATGTTGATGTCGACAATATTAATCAAATGCTCATTCTCAAGTTTCCTGGAGAGGAAAAGGAGTATACATCTTGGGATAGTGTAGAAGACGACAATCACAACCTTTTTCAAAAAGAATTTTTGAATTCCCTTAGTCCAAGTGGTTTGCCACCGCATAGAATCATATTGAAAGTAGGAAGTTCGATCATGCTCTTGAGAAATGTTGTGCCCGAACTTGGTCTATGCAATGAAACAAGATTAATATGCCGCGGTCTTGGTAGAAATTTCATAGATGCCGAGATCATAACAGGTCCTCATAAAGGCACCATATTCTTTCTACATAGAATGCCCTTGAAAAGTGAAGATAACTCTGGATTACCATTTGAGTTGACACGTCGACAGTTTCCCATAAGGCTTACTTTTGCTTTGGCAATAAACAAAGCACAACGTCAAACAATCCAAAATATTGGCATATTTTTGCGTAACCATGTGTTCAGCCACGGTCAGCTATATGTGGCACTTTCAAGAGGAGTCTCACAAAATTCTACAAAAATTTTGGTAAAAGACGGGAATTTACATCGTCGATCTGGTGTATTCACAAGAAACGTGGTTTTCAAAGACGTCTTGCTACCTAATAGAGAATGATAAAGTGTAAGTAAATATACTCTCTTTAttgtaaattttgaaaaatgcatTATGAACAAGTAGTTACATTAATCGATAAATACATGCTATATGTGTCACCCTGTATTCTGTACGGGGTGTTAACTTTGCCAATGTTTATCTATTTCTTATCTTCTATCTTATCACGCCTCCCGAATAACCACTTTTTGCATGGGTTTTACACTTTCTATATTTTTTGATGCAAATTTGAACATTACTTTGTTATTGCCTAATTGATAAACATATTACTTGCGTTTTGTTTTTTAGTATAATTTGAATTTCTTTGCTGTTTTCGAATTTTCATTGTGTTTTTTTCTCAAAAGCTAAAAGAAACATGTTGCAAACAAAGTATTTGTATAAAAgaatgttggaaactaaatttcagttatttgacaaactaagcttCGAAACGCATTTGTATAACTGATCAAAGGCAACGAAGCAACGAGCTAAATGATCAATTTCCACTAGttgaagattaatgcgtaccaGATATAAActatacacgtcatcagttgaagcaTAAAtataactgactgatcagttgggaactgatcagttgaaacaaatCAGTTATGAGTTTTTCAGCAAAGTATCCTTCAGCTGGtccctcagctgtacacgtcatcagttgagaacgacaactgacaaatagtacaacaaactgcaactagtagtgggatgccgcatttcagagattgtagtgtacgaatgtcagagaatatcgacgtggcaatcaacggatataaagtttcaaatgatatataatattaccgttgagagggaagcctataaataggtgaagatAGCAGCTGAGAAGAACAACACGCGAACTAATATTCTATTCaatcttgctgttactctgctaaaatcacaaCTCGCATTCAGATATCAAAGCTCTctcttatcagttttatcagtatcAATCAAGGCTACATTTACGAGTTTACTAGCaccttgaaatctttgttaaatttattcagttgtgttgtattcagtcacgcactgtaaaagcatttgtgaactaagagtttcagtttggcagtgttaagaacaaactgaagtgggtcagtacaaagtttgtatttgatcaaagtcttttagttaatATCCTatatttgtgatagaaggggtgacgtaggagttattctattcttcgaacatccagaaacaaatcgtGTGTTTTAcatttcagttattctatcttttagtcagtttatttccgcaactgtttttcagttaaactgattgttatcgactgaagagataccgagtgtcagtttgtaACTAAACTGAACCCATTATTAGAaaagaattcataatcagtgagtgtttattcaacccctcattctaaacacttatcacctttgtaaccgatcctttcaaggggtatcagagcggttgtaTCTTATCTAAGAATATTTATATTCAAACTATTGACCGTGTCTTCCTTCAACAAGATCCCAATGTTTTCCAGAGAggacttcgatgattggaaaatcaggatgcaggctcacttagctgcgcaagacgatgatatgtggtacgtcatcattgacggaccaatgaagattctgaaagccaatacagtagttgcaatcacagatggggcacctcatagaattgaaaagcccagagacgAGTGGACTGCTGAGGACAAACGAAAAGCAAATCTGGACAATGTAGCAAAAGACATACTGTacaagacactggacaaagtaacgttcagtaaaatcaaaatgtgtaagacagccaaagagatttgggaaaaaCTGATCTAGCTTTGCAAAGGGAATGAACtaaccaaagaaaataaactttatGTTGCTATTCAGaattttgacaatatcaaaatgagagctggagaaacgatgcatgaatatgatgaaagaaccagatgcatcatcaataaattaaatgcacttggaaaagtgtatacaaataaagaagttgcCTTAAAggtaatcagaggtcttcccaaggagtgggacgtaaagaccatggaaatgagagaaTCAAAGGATCTGAACAAGGTTGAGCTTCATGACCTATTTGCTAATCTGAAGGCCTATGAGTTCGAGCTGCAAACTCAAGAAGGAGAACCCTCTACTCCAGCAGTCACAACTGCCTTAGCTGTtgttagaacagaaccaactggttcattCGAGAAagttgctgatcaactaagcaatgatgccatgtcattgttcttCAAAAAATTCGGAATATTTATGATGAAAAATCAGGGGAACTTCTAGAAGCACTATCAGAGAAGCAATTCCAAGGAGGAATCAAAcgcctgctacaactgtggcaaactcGGTCACTTCATTGGTGACTGTACCGAACTCAAGATGGACAGTCAAGGctcgactgaaagaaagaagaagtcaTATGAACACAAGAGGAGACCCAAAGATGATAAGATGTCCTTCTGGAAGAAGCATGAGTTGCTCTTAGCTGAACAGAGCAAATCAAAATGGGCAGAATCTGACAGCAAAGAGTCAGAGCCAAAAACCTCGTGCAGTTCCAGTGATAGTTAAGAGGAAGTGAAGTGTCTGATGGCTAGTGATACAGAAGTGGAGTcaagcagtcaacaggtatttgactttagctcaactgatttcactagagaagaactcatttcaactcttcatgacatggttagtgagtaccataagcttgccttatcatttgaaaacgctagagcaaagcaaaatgatcccatagacaataaaactaCAACTGATGCATCAGTtgatgaaaggggatcggttacggtggccggaagcgcaacggaagtttaaaaaacgAATTTTATagggaaaatttcggccacctactagtcttgtgcaacaaatacaataaaaacacattatgacattcatagggtgttagaaatagttttacctatcaatctttaaaagattgatgaatggcaccaactttgttgtcaaacaacaaagctcttcaaggcaagacaatctacaagcttcctcctttgaacactccttgttcaaaaatcaagcccaccactaactaggaagatcccctcatattttgcactagaaaaatatgagaatttttcaaagagaagtgtgttttatctccaacaaattgaagaacaaaaataagaaaaatggaggagagaaaATGGCATGAAGAATTCGGCCAAGGTGGAGTGGGAGAGGGAGGAGAATTAGTTAATttttcttgtcttggttgtgagaaaagcaaaaagcaaaaggtgcatgccttgcattattttaataaaaagtaatctccaacccttcacctcccatgcatgcatataatatagtttttaatcaaattaaaaactttggactaaatttaattatctcaaacacatttgagactaattaaacattacttgaatttacccaagtcccactagttaaataattattttaattgagctctacaagactcaatataatttaattaatccaacacttgaattaatttaattatttggactctactaggtccactagtgtttaattaattcaacacttgaattaatttatttagtccataataatgtttatgaaaatcacaattttcaattacattattctcttggccaaattttaatttaggaacacttccataaatcaaaatttacatttatctcatagaagtcatacttctatttttccttacacttataaactcatttataagtcgttcaacacattgaactattttctcctttatagaagtcatacttctaattttctttacgcttataaacccctttataagccgttcaacacattgaactattttacttctcaacgggatctagaaagctagcacttgtgtggccctcaatggttcattgatacaactagccgtgggttcacatctctatgtgattcggactaaacatgtccttatatgagcataccccaattgctccattcttatttatcaacaccttgataataagaacgtcagaactcaagtctgatagtacccaaccaatcatgttaaacgcctagcagcatcgcttacatgattccctaggtatcaaatgatagtgcatgcaagaaccattctattatggttagcgtacagtacggtcccttcaactcatatatcccgatcgattcgacaaccattggtttatcgagagttgtcaatgaatcgatactatgtgtcatgttgtagttgcatcgatggtgtaatctatgaaacccctttcataattacaaccatactctggccagagatttcaacctacatacacatgataacacataggatatccatacccgaaggtaagcggtgaatccccgactacaatgcatcgactcctatgtgtttcgacagaacacccaaccttgccacctgatgaccccatgagagtcggtaaataagtcaaagtgtaattctagcacatagagtctcaatgttgtcccgggtcataaggactaattctgtacaaccataaaccaggacttttccactcgataagtgagaaccacttggaaagtccttttatggagggttgttcagtgcactctacaaggagcacctatctgcatgttcggacatcacaatgtcccctaccaatgaaacatggtactcacatcgcaaatactagtctctaactcgagcggcctatatccttcttagtggcggctgaatcgactaggaaccgtttagaatatacagtattacaaatatgagtttcatgatactcatcatatgagcatctcatattctttctactatttgtatattcaagggctttatctatgcagctagcatgggtatacagataaagatttgccataataataatttcaaatattattaaaataaagactgcttatacatagagtttcattgtgaacactcggccaacacttggctcgacgggcacctactctaacagttgatgtgttgagtcttaaaGGGGAAATTGCTGaactcaatgctgaaagaagcaggaatcaatcaatgattcaaaagttgatgcttgaaaattcaaagaaaactgagcttattcaggcttggaacaaaccACCTATTGCATTAACTGACATACAGAACTCttagaaatcagttactgataaaactagtTTAGGGTTCAATAACCAAGATGAAAAGTCTTCTAATGATACTCGATcgaaactgaatatggataaagagaaatatattcactttgtcaaatcatttGTAGCACAAGAACAaactgagccaagtaaactgattgaacagcctaCTGAAAGTACGAACAAGGCTAAaagatatggtattggttatagcccaaaagttttaACTGAATCACGCAATCAGTTGTCAAAAAGGTTTAATAGGAATTATTCAAATTTCTACaccaattactataacaacaagccgattcagaaaagatatcggccgaacaatcagttgaacagagccaaatcacatgttgtctcACCTGCACAccacacaccaagcacacatagatcgagaaagaccatctggaatacggCAACTGGACAGTCAGTTAGAGTGATctaagtctggattcctaaaggtcTAATCAATTTTGGAACCAAATAAAAAAGGGTAACAATGTTATATTTTGTGTATGATTgtaggtaacaggtacaaacaaggaATCTatctggtacttggatagtggatgctcacgacatatgacaagagatgcaaacttgctatctcaactgatcaagtttactggtccaaacatcagtttcggagataattccaagggtaaaactgtgggtaatggtaagcttatccatggtaactttatcattaatgatgttttattagttgagaatctcaagtataatctgattagcattagtcagttatgcgataatggattctcagtccagtttgacaaacattcttgttcagtcaaagatgcaactgatgaggtcatatTAACTGGCAaacggtgtggaaacacttacaaagtcagttggaatgatcaaccttatgcaccagtatgttttattgcttctaaatcctctaaaaactggttgtggcataagagattaaaccacctgaacttcaaatctattgcatatctgaGTAATCACGATATTgtcactggtttgcccaaaatggattttaccaaagataaaatttgctcagcatatcagtttggtaaacaagttaaatcttcttttaagaacaagggcagttgtaatgcctgaagtaaatatcacaagttgttgatttagtaatgtgagattactaaataattaatgatttttaaagaatgaCATATGACATATCttggtcatatgaagtccaaatgatttaaaatttggatatgacgtagaaaactcaaagatatagaagtttcatgttttgagttttgataaatttgatcgtttgactgaTCTTAAGGGAAATACCGgtattaaaatgttaaatattaaatattatatttttaatataatataatataatataatattaaaaaaagaaaaaatttgagGCCGTGTAATTGAATTGAAATTCAAATTCCACCGCAACAGAAGCATGGTATCGAGAGTgaggcagagagaaagaaatAATACagtttcaaattttcttttcgatcgtgcgacttatcggttcatccaatcgacgaaccgacttcagttctgggatCGTTGATACAAGGttttcgatttgaggtataaattttatagttttggtgatgtttgaaattcgtagatatctggaataaatccgataaattattaaatcatactgaaattgaagattgttgaatagtgtatgatcTTAACGAAGTAGGGAAGATTATCgtgttgttgttttgaattattcctaatttattataattagggattttaatcgttgaattcagattggagagttgtttgttagttgttattaattctgagTATATATTCGAAGTCTACGAAATATAGGCTAcacgttgatataaagttttcgcaatttgacggatgttgtaaaatagcctattattttatgttaaattaattagggtgtattttatggtagtattgtgaattaaatataCTAGAATATTAAATTGATGAACGATAAGAAATTATAATCGAGcattatattttgttgaattaattgttaTTTGGCTATTTCATGTTGTATATTGAGGCTATTATGATTGTGTTGATACGGTGAAAATGATCTGATAattattgttgaattatttagatacatcacaagcctcgggatcaaagaaatagccagattatatatatatactcgattatcaggtacgtgttaacgtacgagcatatgttgttattgtttagcATTGATGTATGCTATTGTGTTGAACGATGATAAATCACCGGaattgggtgatttgatattatattgttgttgtttattattgatgatattgttgACTATCGTTGTTGGGAGACGTCTCGTTGATGTTGTCGCGTTGATAttgttcgttcaacgatattgctgtcggcggagttggggtgcgacgtatcgttgatgttgttgttcgttcgacgatattacagtcgccggtgttggggtacgacgtatcgttgatgttgttgttcgttcgaaAATATTGTTGTCGCCGGAGTTgcggtgcgacgtatcgtccaTGGCATCCCCAAGGCTTAGACCCGTTTTTTACAGGTAAAAATATGCCACTGATGTGAGTAAAGTCcagttatattttatattgttgataatataactgttatgtattttgatgatgattgttgtgtATGCTTACCTTTTGAGGGCTATTTCTGTTGGGCAGGTTAAAGAACTATGCGTGAGACATGATAgtggtgaaggactaggtgtgtctagtcaaacagtcCTGTAGTTAATAGTAAATAGAAACAGTGTGGTTcattgtcttatttgagttgtatgtgtgtatttattataccgTTTCTGCTACACTGACGTAGATAGTgtggtgattgcactattttgtcgtacatgcattatattattacgtcgccaaaaagaaaatttttatgcatatgacgtcacatgttgtatgattacgtggcgaggtttggggTGCCAcattggtggtatcagagcatatgtTAGATGTCTGGGATGGATAGGAGTTGGGTTTGTGATGAGAGAGTTGGACAGCGATATTATCTGCGTGTGTCTGTGCATTTGACTTGTTTTTGATGATTTCTTGATATGATGGATTGTTCTTTAGTTTCGTGTGTTTTCGTGCGAAAGGTGTGATGATGATTACTGGATCGTAATTGTTAAATGTTATGATTAACAATTTGATTTTCAGTGATGGCAGCTAGAgaacatatacatacacatgagGAAACAGATGAGGTTGATAGTGGGTTTGGACAGATGAatccatttccacctcctccTATGGGACATGCACCTGCAGATCAGCCTTTATTACCTGGTGAGTTGACTTTGGCACTGTTTAGCAATTATCTTCCACCGAGATTTGATAGCTCTGAGACTGTCGAGCGAGCAGAGGAGTGGATTGAGAGGATAGAGCAGATATTTGTGACTGCACCGTGTGCTAGGTCTGATTGGTTACGATTAGCTACATTTCAGCTTTCGAGGAATTTACTATTGTGGTGGCAGACGACTGAGGCCGGATTGAGAGCTCAGGGCCATACTGTTGATTGGGATGTGTTTCGCTCTCGTTTTCTTGATAAGTATTTTTTTATAGCAGCCAGACAGAAGAAAGAGAGAGAATTCGAGGATTTGAGATAAGGCAGTATGTCTGTTGCTGAGTATGAGTCTCGGTATTCTGCATTACTGAAATATGTGCCACATGTTGCTACGAATGTTCATGCTAAGATGAGGCATTTCTTGAGAGGGTTGAAGTTAGAGTTATTTGACCGTGTGCAATCAAATAACCCGGTATCATTTGAGGATGCAGTGACTAGGGCTGAGATGGCTGAGTTGGTTATGCAGGAGTATGGGGCTCAGGGACGATTATCAGAGCTGACTAGGGAGTCATTGCAACCACAGGGACACtcttttaaatatcagaagggtTTATCTTCTTCTTCAGCATCATCTCGGAAGCGTCGATTTGATTCACGACGTGTTTAGAGTCGTGAGAGCAGTTCTCAGTCTGTTCAGGGACAGAGAGAGGAGTCCAGAGCAGTGAGATGTCTTCGTTGTGGGGGACCGCATCTGATCAGAGAGTGTACACAGACCGAGATCACTTGTTTTGAGTGTGGCGGTGTTGGTCATCTGGCGAGACAGTGTCCTAGTCGTGAGGGACAACGAGAGCCTAGGAGTGCTAGAGGTATATCCTTAGAGAGATGAGGACGACAGTCTCAGCAGTTTACACCACGACC
This Primulina eburnea isolate SZY01 chromosome 2, ASM2296580v1, whole genome shotgun sequence DNA region includes the following protein-coding sequences:
- the LOC140824624 gene encoding uncharacterized protein; the encoded protein is MLAHLRKMGKIIIEVATSGIAATLMQGGRTAHSRFQIPLRPTATTLCKIKKQTELAELIRRASAIVWDEAPMSNRYAFESVSKGFQDIMENKIAFGGNTMVFGGDFRQVLPVVKRGSKAEQISASISRSTFWHRVKIVQLQQNMRSAQDIEFSQFLLRIGDGLQYTVNHDFIKLPDSMIIPWEGEQSIQMLIDAVFPTMINHVNDENYMVHIAIITSKNVDVDNINQMLILKFPGEEKEYTSWDSVEDDNHNLFQKEFLNSLSPSGLPPHRIILKVGSSIMLLRNVVPELGLCNETRLICRGLGRNFIDAEIITGPHKGTIFFLHRMPLKSEDNSGLPFELTRRQFPIRLTFALAINKAQRQTIQNIGIFLRNHVFSHGQLYVALSRGVSQNSTKILVKDGNLHRRSGVFTRNVVFKDVLLPNRE